CCATGAGCTGCGAACGCCGTTGAATGCCATTTTGGGAATTACTGAAGGGCTTCAGGAGTCGATTTTTGGTCCCATCACTGAGCAACAGGAGCGCGTGCTGCAAACCATTGAACGCAGTGGCTCCCATCTTTTATCATTGATTAATGACATTCTCGATGTGGCCAAAATTGAAGCCGGACAGCTAGAGTTAGACATTGCAGCGGTTCCTGTTTCGCCCCTGTGCCAATCTAGTTTGGCGTTTGTTAAGCAACAGGCTTTCAAAAAAGGAATTCAACTGGCGATTCAGCTTCCTCCCAAGTTGCCAGACTTGCTGGTGGATGAACGCCGGGTGCGCCAGGTATTGATTAATCTGTTAAATAATGCGGTTAAATTTACCCCCGACCACGGATCTGTTTCTTTGGAAGTTTGTTTGGGAACATCACGACGAGTCCCTAAACTGAACAGTAGTTTGGGGGAAACAGAAGTCCACCAGTTTTTGGAAATTTCGGTTGTGGATACCGGAATTGGGATTTCGCCGGAAGATATCCGCAAGCTCTTTCAGCCCTTTGTACAGGTGGACAGTGCTTTGAATCGGCAGTACACCGGCACAGGGTTGGGGTTAGCGCTGGTGAAGCGAATTGTTGAATTGCATGGTGGAGAAGTATCCCTCGTGAGTGAAGTAGGTGTTGGCAGTCGATTTACGGTCGATTTGCCCTGTGCAAGTACGCTGTCTGGGCCGGATCAACCGGCAACGGGGGCGATCGAGGCGGCGGAACCCAGTCCGGCCGTACCCTTGGAATCGCCGCTGATTCTGTTGGCGGAGGATAACGAAGCCAATGTCAGCACGATCGTGGCGTATCTGCAAGCGAAGGGCTATCGCCTGACCCTGGCCAAAAACGGCGAGGAGGCCGTTGCTTTCGCCAAGGCCGCGCCGCCGGATCTGATCCTGATGGATATTCAGATGCCGGTGATGGATGGTTTGGAAGCCACTCGCCAAATTCGCCAAGATCCGACCCTGGCCAATGTGCCGATCATTGCCCTAACGGCTTTGGCAATGGCGGGCGATCGGGAACGATGTTTGGCGGCGGGAGCCAGTGATTATCTGAGCAAGCCGGTGCGACTCAAGCAGTTGGCAGCCATGATTCAAGAATTCCTCGCGGCCATTTCCTAAGCTAAGGGGGCGGCCGTGGGTGCTGCGGATCTCACGGGATCCCCAAAAATCTGCCGATCGCGGCGATCATTCCCAGGAAGCCGGTTCCGGGATCGAGCGCGAACAGGGGTGCGCAACCGGGTAAGATAACAGCCTGAATCATTGACCTTCATTTGCCCCAGCCCTCGTCGCCATGACTGCCCCGGTAGACGCGCTTCCCACCCAATACGATCCCAAAGCTGCCGAAGCCAAATGGCAGAGCACCTGGGAGGACTCCGCTGCCTTTGCGGCCGATGTTGATGCCGCTGGCGAGCCGTTTTGTGTGGTGATTCCGCCGCCGAACGTCACCGGCAGTTTGCACATGGGCCATGCCTTTGAGCATTCTTTGATCGATGCCTTTGTGCGCTACCACCGGATGACCGGGCGCAACACCCTGTGGCTGCCGGGAACCGACCACGCCAGCATCGCCGTGCAATCGATCCTGGATAAGCAACTGAAGGAGGCAGGAACCGATCGCTTTGCCTTGGGTCGTGAGGCGTTTCTCGATCAGGCCTGGACTTGGAAAGAAGAATCCGGCGGCACGATCGTTGGGCAAATGCGCCGCCTGGGCCTGTCCGTCGATTGGGATCGCGAGCGGTTCACCATGGATGAAGGCCTTTCCAATGCCGTGTTGGAAGCCTTTGTGCGGCTCTACGAAGACGGGCTAATCTATCGCGGCAAATACATGGTCAACTGGTGCCCCGCCTCCCAGTCGGCCGTGTCCGATTTGGAAGTGGACAACAAAGAGGTGGACGGCAACCTCTGGCATTTCCGCTACCCGCTGACCAATGGTTCCGGCGAAGTGGTGGTGGCCACGACCCGCCCGGAAACGATGCTGGGTGATACGGCGGTGGCGGTGAACCCCAAGGACGATCGCTACAAGGCCCTGATTGGCAAAACCGTCACCCTGCCCCTGGTGGGCCGGGAAATCCCGATCGTTGGCGATGAATTTGTTGATCCGACCTTTGGTACGGGCTGTGTGAAAGTCACGCCAGCCCACGATCCCAACGATTTCGAGATGGGCAAGCGCCACAACCTGCCCCAAATCGAAATCCTGAACAAAGACGGCACGGTCAACGAAAACGGCGGCGAATTTTGCGGCCAAGATCGCTTCGTGGCCCGCAAGAACCTTGTGGCCAAGATGGAGGAGCTGGGCTACCTGGAAAAGGTGGAAGCCTATCGCCACTCCGTGCCCTACAGCGAGCGCGGCAAAGTGCCCGTGGAGCCGCTGTTGTCGTCCCAGTGGTTCTTGCAGGTGCGCCCCTTGGCCGAAAAGGCCCTGGCGGATCTGGAAAACAACCGGGAGCCGCTGTTTGTGCCCGATCGCTGGACGAAGGTCTACCGCGATTGGCTGCTGAACCTGCGCGATTGGTGCATTTCCCGCCAGCTCTGGTGGGGCCACCAAATCCCCGCTTGGTACGTGATCAGCGAAACCAACGGCCAAGTGACGGAACACACGCCCTTCATCGTGGCCCGCACGGAAGCCGATGCTCTCAAGCAAGCCCAGGCCCGCTACGGCGAAGGTGCAGTGCTGGAGCGGGATGAGGACGTGCTGGATACTTGGTTCTCGTCCGGTTTGTGGCCCTTTTCGACGTTGGGTTGGCCCAATGAAACGGCGGCCGATTTCCAAACCTATTACCCGAACACGATGCTGGTGACGGGCTTTGACATCATCTTTTTCTGGGTGGCCCGGATGACGATGATGGCGGGCTATTTCACCGGTCAAATGCCCTTCAAAACGGTCTACGTTCACGGGCTGGTGCGGGATGAAAATAACCAAAAAATGTCGAAATCCAAGGGCAATGGGATTGATCCCTTGCTGTTGATCGACAAATACGGCACGGATGCGGTGCGCTACACCCTGGTGCGGGAAGTGGCCGGCGCGGGTCAGGATATCCGCCTGGACTACAACCGCAAAACCGATGAGTCGGTGTCGGTGGAAGCGTCACGCAACTTTGCGAACAAGCTGTGGAATGCGTCGCGGTTTGTGTTGATGAATTTGGCTGGGGAAACGCCGGCCAGCTTGGGTGCGCCGGAGGCCGATCGCCTGGAGTTGGCCGATCGCTGGATCCTGTCGCGGTTTAACCAAACCGTGCGCCAAACCCGCCACGACATCGATCACTACGGTTTGGGCGAGGCGGCCAAGGGGCTTTACGAGTTCATTTGGGGCGACTTCTGCGACTGGTATATCGAGTTGGTGAAACCCCGGTTGAATGGGGATGATCCGGCGGCTCGGCGGACGGTGCAGCAGATGTTGGCGCTGGTGTTGGATGGGACGCTGAAGCTGTTGCATCCCTTCATGCCCCACATCACCGAAGAGGTGTGGCACGCCCTGACAGGGGCGGCGGCGACGGACTTTTTGGCCCTGCAAGCCTACCCGGTGGCGATCGAACAGGCGATCGATCGGGAGCTAGAAGCCCAGTTCGAGGCGATCATCAACGCGATCCGCACGATCCGGAACCTGCGGGCCGAGGCAGATATCAAGCCCGGTCAGAAAGTGCCGATCGTCCTGCAACCGGAGACCGATCGGGAGCGGACGGCCTTTGAAATTGGCCGCGCCTACATTTGCAATCTGGCCAAGGTGTCCGACCTGACGATCCAGGGCGGTGCAACCCCGGTGAAACCGACAGCCGCCCCAGAGCCGACCCTGATGGATGCGGACACGGCAGCCCTGCTAGAGGCGATCGCCGCTGACGAAATGAATCTGGATGCCGACCAACTGGCTTGGGAGCAAAGCGAAAAACGGCGGGTAGCCCTGCTGACCCTGGCCATGATCGGGACAGCGGCCTTTGCGCTCTACTTGGCCAACAGCACCCTGGACGCGATCGACGAAATCCCGCTGCTGCCCTCGATCTTCCAGTTGATTGGCTTCTTCTGGACGGTCTACCACCTGCCCAAGACCCTGCTGTTTGCGCGCGATCGAGCGGCCTTTGCGAATGGCGTGCGGCAAACCAAACTGACCTACATCGGCGAGGGCAATCCCTTCGCGGTGCGGGCCTATCCTGGAGAAACCCCGGCCGCCGCTCCGACCAAGCCGCAGCCGCTCCAGTTGCCGGCCGCCCAAGCGCCGGAAGTGACCTTGCCGATCGACCTGGGCCAGGCGGAACCGGAAGCCGTCCCGATCGAGCGGGCCATGGCCGGCGTGGTGGGTACGACCCAAGTGTTGCTGCCCCTGGTGGATGGTGTGGTGGACTTGGCTGCCCTACGCGCTAAGTTGACCAAGGCCCTGAACAAGGCCGAAGGGGAAATCAAGGGGCTGTCGGGTCGCCTCAGCAATTCGGGCTTTGTGGACAAGGCTCCCCCGGAAGTGGTGGCCAGCGCCCGGGCCGCCTTGGCGGAAGCGGAAACCCAAGCCCAATTGCTGCGCGATCGCCTGGCCCAGTTGCAATAAAATTGCCCCGAAAATCCTGAATTCCAGCAATTTCCTGAGTTCAAGAAACAAATCAGCGTATGGCTTCACCGGAGGGGACATGGTGCTTTATTTAGCCCAAGTGCAACAACAGGAAACGGATCACTCCCTAGCCCTGATGCCGCTGGCGGTGCAGTCCGTCGATCGGGGATGGCAAATTACCCGAGAGCGCCAACGCCAGACCCTGCCCTTGCCGGAACAGGCTCAATGTCATCCCCAGCAGTTGGTGCTGATTGAGGTGGACAACGCCCAATTGGTGACCGACTGCCAGGATGCAACCGATTGGATTTTGGAGCTGATTAAAACCTACTTGAGCTTGGGAGTCACGCCCGAGGAGTTGGCCCACGAAGCCAACCGCCTAGAGCAGTGGAAACAGTCTCTGACCCTGCAAAATCAAGAGCTATCGCGGCGATCGCTTGAGTTGGAAATTCGCCGCGATCAGCTACAGGCTCTGGAAGCGGCCCTCAAAACATCTTCCCCGGAAGATGAGGAAGCCGCCGAAGCCACTGAGGATTAGTGGGGGAAATCAATAATGTCTTTTTTATCCAAAGAAACCCTGTTTGGTTTATCTCTGTTTCCCTATTTGGGGTTTCTGTGGTTTTTGACGCGATCGGGTCAAGCGCCCAAGCTCGGTCTGATTGGGTTTTACCTGACCCTTTTATTTGTGGCGATTACCATTCCCGCTGGTATCTACGCCCAGGTGCATTACAACCAAAGTCTTGCCGATGTGGACTGGCTCCATGGCAGCGCGGAGGTTTTCTTGACCTTGGCGAATTTGACCTTGGTGCTTGGGTTTCAACGGGCCATCAGCCAACTGAAAGCCACCAAAAAGGCCCCATAGGCCCGCTAGCCCGCTGAGTTGGGGGACTCGAACTGGGGTTGCCCAGGATTGATGCGGTGGGGATGGCTCAGCGGGCGGCGGCTAAACCGCTAGTTCTGGCAGCGGGAACATTTCACCCCGCAGATAAGCCTCAAAGTGCTCTTTGAAGTAGCGCCAAGAGGTCATGTTTTTCTGGGTGCTGTGGTGATCAGGCGCGTGGCGATATTTCGGGAGGCGATCGCGGATTTCCGTTTGCAGCAGGGGCGGCAAGGCCTCGAAGCCCGCCACCCGTTGACCACAGGCGCTGTAGACCAACTGCCCGGAGCGATCGCCCATTTTCATCCAAGGCAACCAAGGGCCAATCCGATGCCAAGCAACAGTCATGGTTTCAACGGCGGCCAACTCCGGATTGGTTAGCTCCGAAAGCGGAACGGTCAGCTTGAAAAACTCAGCGGCGCTGTAGTGGGGGCTGGGGCTGTAGTCCTGAAAGCGCGGGTCGTTGCCCAAGGGGTTGGGATAGGCCGGAAACACGTCACAGGTAAAAATCACCGCATCGCCCGCCAGGGTCGCTCCGAACGTGCCCGTGAGGCGACTTTGCACCGGGTCATTGGCCACATGCACCACCGGCACGGTTTCCCCCGTCCAGGGATTATCCCAACTGTGGAGCACGGCCCCCGTATCGGGATCCAAATAGTAGGTCAGTTCCCGGGACACCAAGCTCCAACTGCCATCTCCGTTGTTCACACCCCGGGCCACGTTCATGCCCACGATGTCAAACAGGTGGCATTGGGTTTGGTCGGGCAGCATGGCGTAGATGGAGCCAGTCCATTCCACATACACGTCCCGATCGTCCGTGGCGGCTCGGGCCTTGAGGAAAGTGGCCGCATCAAATTCCGATCGCCCGGAGCCAGGCGCGATCGGGTGAGGGCGGGCCGGTGCTGGGGAACTGCGCAATGAACTAGGGTTGCCGGTCTGGATACTCATGGTTCAGCCTCCACCTCGGGGGATTGGCCCAAGAGAACTGTGGCGTGGTTGACACGCTTGTCACAATTTCAATATATCGCAACAAATTTTAACAGTAACCCTTGCTACGGTTTTTCTGGACTTCAGAATCTGCTTGGGATCGCGAATTCCCGTTCGATCGGCCCGGGAGCGATCGGGCTGAAATGGCTTTACTGTCAACCCCTTGTCAATTGCCACCGAGCAACGGACACTGGACGTGGAAGTGGATTGGCAGCGCTAGAGGTCGTCTTGTGAAAAGAGTTTTAGGCATCATCCTAGGCGGCGGAGCAGGAACCCGCCTGTATCCGCTGACCAAATTACGGGCAAAACCGGCAGTCCCCCTGGCGGGCAAATATCGGTTGATCGATATTCCGGTTAGTAACTGCATCAATTCCGAAATTCTTAAAATCTACGTCCTCACCCAGTTCAACTCTGCCTCGTTGAACCGTCACTTGTCCCGGGCCTATGCCATGTCCGGGTTCACCGATGGTTTTGTGGAGGTTTTGGCGGCCCAACAAACCCCCGATAGTCCCAATTGGTTCCAAGGCACTGCCGATGCGGTGCGGAAATATCTGTGGATTTTTGCCGACTGGGACGTGGATGAATACGTCATCTTGTCCGGCGATCATCTCTATCGGATGGACTATCGAAAATTTGTGGAGCATCACCGCGCCACCAATGCCGACATCACGTTATCGGTGATCCCCATTGATGAGAAGCGGGCCTCGGATTTTGGCCTGATGAAAATTGACGGCAACGGCCGGGTAACAAGCTTTAGCGAAAAACCGAAGGGGGATGCCCTCAAGACCATGGCGGTGGACACCACCGTTTTGGGTTTGCCGGCTGACCGGGCCCAGGAGATGCCTTATATCGCCTCCATGGGCATTTACGTCTTTAAGAAAGAAGTTTTGATTGACCTGTTGAATGAGTCCGTAGATCGCACGGATTTTGGGAAAGAAATCATTCCGCAGGCGGCTCCCAATTACAACGTTCAAGCCTATTTATTTGACGGTTATTGGGAAGATATTGGAACGATCGAAGCCTTCTTTGATGCAAATTTAGCGCTGACCAAGCAACCGCAGCCACCCTTTAGTTTTTACGATGAACATGCGCCGATCTATACCCGATCGCGCCATTTGCCCCCCACGAAAATTTTGAACGCCCAGGTTACTGATTCGATCGTGAGTGAGGGTTGCATCCTCAAAAACTGCACGATCGAGCATTCCGTGTTGGGGGTGCGCTCTCGGGTTGAATCTGGTTCTGTGATTGACAACGCCCTGTTGATGGGAGCGGATTACTATCAACCCTTCCCCGAGCGGATGGACTGCCTTGAGCGGGGCTACGTGCCGATCGGGATTGGGCCAGATTCCACAATTCGCCGCGCCATTATTGACAAGAACGCCCGCATTGGCCAAAAGGTGGCGATCGTCAACAAGGACAATGTGCAAGAGGCCAACCGCGAGGAGTTGGGCTTTGTCATTCGCAGCGGCATCGTGGTGGTTCTCAAGAACGCCACCATTCCTGACGGTATGGTCATTTAAGCCATGAGTATTTGACCCGGCAGTCCGGCTGACCGGAAACTGGGTTATTAAAACGGCTGAATTGAAGTGCTCAGGTCGATCGGGCAGTGATTGATCTAGCAGTGATCGATGATTAGTCGATCGAGCAGTGCTCGATTCAATCGATCAATCCAATCAACTGAATTGACCGGATCTATCGGATCTATCCGATCGGGAGTGGGCATTCGCTGACTCCCGATTTTGTTTTGCTGGCGGTGGGATGGTTGCCTGCTCGATTGTGGAGCGATTGGGCCAACAGCGGATCAAGTCCCGAGTGCCATCCCGATCAAAGCGGACTCGAATCGCGATCTCCCGGCAGAGGGGCTGGGTGTATATTTTGGTGAAAAGTACTATAATTGCCATACTTCACCCGCCTATCTTCATACTGCCGTGTTTGCAGCCGCGCTCGATCGCCCCACCGCCGTTCCTCACGATCTTTTTGCTGCCATTCGCGACCTCAAGCGCGAACTCAACGCCGTCATTTTGGCCCACTATTACCAAGAATCGGAAATTCAAGATATTGCCGACTATATTGGCGATTCGTTGGGTCTCTCCCAGCAGGCAGCCCAAACCGATGCGGATGTGATCGTGTTTGCGGGAGTTCATTTCATGGCAGAAACAGCCAAAATTCTGAACCCCCACAAGCAGGTGTTGTTACCGGATTTAGAAGCGGGCTGTTCTTTGGCGGACAGTTGCCCGGCGAGTGAATTTGCCGCTTTCAAGGCTCGCCATCCCGATCATTTGGTGATTAGTTACATCAATTGCACCGCTGAAATTAAGGCCCTGAGTGACATTATTTGCACCAGTTCCAATGCGGTCAAAATTGTGCAACAAATTCCCCCAGAACAACCCATTATCTTTGCGCCCGATCGCAACTTAGGCCGCTACGTGATGCAACAAACGGGTCGCGAGATGGTGCTTTGGGATGGTAGTTGCATTGTCCATGAAACCTTTTCGGAACAAAAATTGGTGCAACTTCAGGTTCAATATCCTGAGGCGGAAGTGATTGCCCATCCTGAATGTGAACCGCCCCTGCTGCGCCATGCCAGTTTCATTGGTTCCACCACGGCCTTGCTCAACCATGTGCAGCGGAGCGATCGGGCGGCGTTTATTGTGGCCACGGAACCTGGAATTTTGCACCAAATGCAAAAGGCAGAACCCCAAAAGCAATTCATCCCCGCGCCACCCGAGGGCAATTGTGCTTGTAATGAATGCCCACACATGCGGCTGAATACTTTAGAAAAGCTCTATTTCTGCATGAAGACGCGATCGCCTGAAATCACAATGGATGAGTCCGTGCGATCAGCCGCTCTCCAGCCCATTCAACGAATGCTGGCGATGAGTTAGTAGCGGTTGATTTCTAAACCAGTCATGCAAAAAGGGGCTAATTCTTAAAGAACTAGCCCCCCTGTTTCGGAAAACCGAAGATTAAGGTTTTACGAGCAAGCTTTACGGGAAAGCTTTACAGGAAAATTCTACGGGTTAGGAACCGATGCCACATCACCCGGGAGAGCTTGCAGGACTTCCAACCGGACGGAAGCCACCCCGGAGCTGTACATGTCGATTTCGCGAGCAGCAGCCACCGACAGATCAACAATGCGGCCACGGGTGAAAGGCCCGCGATCGTTAATCCGCACAATCACCGATCGACCGTTGCGCAGGTTCGTGACCCGCACCAACGTGCCAAAAGGCAGGGTTCGGTGAGCAGCGGTGAGGGCGTTCTGGTTAAAACGCTCGCCGTTAGCCGTGCGGTTGCCGTGGAAACCGGGCCCATACCAGGAAGCCTGTCCCGTTTGGCTCGATCGCACCGCGTAGAGCACCCCGTTATGTCGCAGGCCATTAGCGTTGGGATTGCCCAGCGCATCATCGCCCGACTGGTTCGAGGCAGCCCGCATCCGCAACTGGCCGTTGTAAGCCAAGGGTTGAACATTTCCCAACTGACGGCGCAGGCGGTTGGCGACCTGCACTGCATCGGCTGAGTAGCTGGCAGTGGGTTGGGGGGCAAGGGTGGTTTGATCGATCGCAACCAGCGGCTGACCGCCCATCGTCACCCAATAGCGATTTTCGCGGTTGCTCCACTCGTAACGAATGGCCTGGGCATCCACGCCGTTGGCGTGGCGTTGGTCAATTTCGCGAGCGGTGGCGGTGGCCCGTTCCAGGGCGTTGGTGGTGCTGGCTTCGTCGTTGGCCAGGAAAGTTACCACGGGGATGTTGCGAACATAGAGCGTCACTGCTGGCCGGTTGCCCAGTTGGTGGGCATGAACCTTGGTGATTCCGTACAGTTGCGACCCGATCGCGGTGGGCTGTGGAATCG
This Limnothrix sp. FACHB-406 DNA region includes the following protein-coding sequences:
- a CDS encoding septal ring lytic transglycosylase RlpA family protein, coding for MNYSIQKLTLLAASVAAVAFGAEAPALGEEIQPIPAQAQPTPSVILAAELTAPTLALQPAAEMTGARISAAAAIPQPTAIGSQLYGITKVHAHQLGNRPAVTLYVRNIPVVTFLANDEASTTNALERATATAREIDQRHANGVDAQAIRYEWSNRENRYWVTMGGQPLVAIDQTTLAPQPTASYSADAVQVANRLRRQLGNVQPLAYNGQLRMRAASNQSGDDALGNPNANGLRHNGVLYAVRSSQTGQASWYGPGFHGNRTANGERFNQNALTAAHRTLPFGTLVRVTNLRNGRSVIVRINDRGPFTRGRIVDLSVAAAREIDMYSSGVASVRLEVLQALPGDVASVPNP
- a CDS encoding DUF1838 domain-containing protein, whose protein sequence is MSIQTGNPSSLRSSPAPARPHPIAPGSGRSEFDAATFLKARAATDDRDVYVEWTGSIYAMLPDQTQCHLFDIVGMNVARGVNNGDGSWSLVSRELTYYLDPDTGAVLHSWDNPWTGETVPVVHVANDPVQSRLTGTFGATLAGDAVIFTCDVFPAYPNPLGNDPRFQDYSPSPHYSAAEFFKLTVPLSELTNPELAAVETMTVAWHRIGPWLPWMKMGDRSGQLVYSACGQRVAGFEALPPLLQTEIRDRLPKYRHAPDHHSTQKNMTSWRYFKEHFEAYLRGEMFPLPELAV
- the nadA gene encoding quinolinate synthase NadA — encoded protein: MFAAALDRPTAVPHDLFAAIRDLKRELNAVILAHYYQESEIQDIADYIGDSLGLSQQAAQTDADVIVFAGVHFMAETAKILNPHKQVLLPDLEAGCSLADSCPASEFAAFKARHPDHLVISYINCTAEIKALSDIICTSSNAVKIVQQIPPEQPIIFAPDRNLGRYVMQQTGREMVLWDGSCIVHETFSEQKLVQLQVQYPEAEVIAHPECEPPLLRHASFIGSTTALLNHVQRSDRAAFIVATEPGILHQMQKAEPQKQFIPAPPEGNCACNECPHMRLNTLEKLYFCMKTRSPEITMDESVRSAALQPIQRMLAMS
- a CDS encoding glucose-1-phosphate adenylyltransferase, whose translation is MKRVLGIILGGGAGTRLYPLTKLRAKPAVPLAGKYRLIDIPVSNCINSEILKIYVLTQFNSASLNRHLSRAYAMSGFTDGFVEVLAAQQTPDSPNWFQGTADAVRKYLWIFADWDVDEYVILSGDHLYRMDYRKFVEHHRATNADITLSVIPIDEKRASDFGLMKIDGNGRVTSFSEKPKGDALKTMAVDTTVLGLPADRAQEMPYIASMGIYVFKKEVLIDLLNESVDRTDFGKEIIPQAAPNYNVQAYLFDGYWEDIGTIEAFFDANLALTKQPQPPFSFYDEHAPIYTRSRHLPPTKILNAQVTDSIVSEGCILKNCTIEHSVLGVRSRVESGSVIDNALLMGADYYQPFPERMDCLERGYVPIGIGPDSTIRRAIIDKNARIGQKVAIVNKDNVQEANREELGFVIRSGIVVVLKNATIPDGMVI
- a CDS encoding valine--tRNA ligase translates to MTAPVDALPTQYDPKAAEAKWQSTWEDSAAFAADVDAAGEPFCVVIPPPNVTGSLHMGHAFEHSLIDAFVRYHRMTGRNTLWLPGTDHASIAVQSILDKQLKEAGTDRFALGREAFLDQAWTWKEESGGTIVGQMRRLGLSVDWDRERFTMDEGLSNAVLEAFVRLYEDGLIYRGKYMVNWCPASQSAVSDLEVDNKEVDGNLWHFRYPLTNGSGEVVVATTRPETMLGDTAVAVNPKDDRYKALIGKTVTLPLVGREIPIVGDEFVDPTFGTGCVKVTPAHDPNDFEMGKRHNLPQIEILNKDGTVNENGGEFCGQDRFVARKNLVAKMEELGYLEKVEAYRHSVPYSERGKVPVEPLLSSQWFLQVRPLAEKALADLENNREPLFVPDRWTKVYRDWLLNLRDWCISRQLWWGHQIPAWYVISETNGQVTEHTPFIVARTEADALKQAQARYGEGAVLERDEDVLDTWFSSGLWPFSTLGWPNETAADFQTYYPNTMLVTGFDIIFFWVARMTMMAGYFTGQMPFKTVYVHGLVRDENNQKMSKSKGNGIDPLLLIDKYGTDAVRYTLVREVAGAGQDIRLDYNRKTDESVSVEASRNFANKLWNASRFVLMNLAGETPASLGAPEADRLELADRWILSRFNQTVRQTRHDIDHYGLGEAAKGLYEFIWGDFCDWYIELVKPRLNGDDPAARRTVQQMLALVLDGTLKLLHPFMPHITEEVWHALTGAAATDFLALQAYPVAIEQAIDRELEAQFEAIINAIRTIRNLRAEADIKPGQKVPIVLQPETDRERTAFEIGRAYICNLAKVSDLTIQGGATPVKPTAAPEPTLMDADTAALLEAIAADEMNLDADQLAWEQSEKRRVALLTLAMIGTAAFALYLANSTLDAIDEIPLLPSIFQLIGFFWTVYHLPKTLLFARDRAAFANGVRQTKLTYIGEGNPFAVRAYPGETPAAAPTKPQPLQLPAAQAPEVTLPIDLGQAEPEAVPIERAMAGVVGTTQVLLPLVDGVVDLAALRAKLTKALNKAEGEIKGLSGRLSNSGFVDKAPPEVVASARAALAEAETQAQLLRDRLAQLQ
- a CDS encoding DUF3593 domain-containing protein; protein product: MSFLSKETLFGLSLFPYLGFLWFLTRSGQAPKLGLIGFYLTLLFVAITIPAGIYAQVHYNQSLADVDWLHGSAEVFLTLANLTLVLGFQRAISQLKATKKAP